From the genome of Bordetella sp. H567, one region includes:
- a CDS encoding amidase has translation MDDPIGQDLTHIGAALAAQATSSTKLVDAFLARIAAHDKQGARINAMIALCPDVHAQAQQLDRERAVGLVRGPLHGIPIVVKDNIDIAGLPTTAGCAALREHRPARDAQVVRRLREAGAIVLGKTNMSEFACSNGRYGYSSLGGLTLNPYNRARNAAGSSSGSAAAVAAGFAAAALGTDSFGSVRAPACVTGLAGLRPTQGLVPIDGVLPLALSFDTVGPMAHCVRDVALLLRTMVCAMPGAERGEYLDGLRVEALHGARIGVVEDFPGDDEEVRAMMQDALARLRERGATLVPVRLPALSSEPIAAPHAGQPAPPSSPITTLHTSLLAPLADAEWPGQLDAYLAAGIGGGPRDMAQLLAAAAAWSAACPSRAINPRTLDGMRRALDKARTQTALERARAQAALAGYRAAVVHGLRQDDLAALVFPTLSCPASPRYDRPDPGYVDYPVNPYAGLYVASVAGLPEISVPAGMARAGVPMGLSFMAAPYDEARLLGLAYAFEQARGPIPLPTLD, from the coding sequence GTGGACGACCCGATAGGCCAGGACCTTACCCACATCGGCGCCGCGCTGGCCGCGCAGGCGACGAGTTCAACGAAGCTCGTGGACGCCTTCCTGGCGCGCATCGCCGCGCACGACAAGCAGGGCGCACGGATCAACGCCATGATCGCGCTATGCCCCGACGTCCACGCACAGGCGCAACAGCTGGATCGCGAACGCGCCGTGGGGCTGGTGCGCGGCCCGCTGCATGGCATCCCCATCGTCGTGAAGGACAACATCGATATCGCCGGCCTGCCCACCACCGCGGGTTGCGCGGCGCTGCGCGAACATCGCCCGGCGCGGGACGCGCAAGTGGTACGGCGCCTGCGCGAGGCCGGGGCCATTGTCCTGGGCAAGACCAATATGTCGGAGTTCGCCTGCTCCAACGGCCGCTATGGCTACAGCTCGCTGGGCGGGCTGACCTTGAATCCCTATAACCGCGCGCGCAATGCGGCGGGATCGAGCAGCGGCAGCGCGGCGGCGGTGGCGGCCGGGTTCGCCGCGGCGGCGCTCGGCACCGATAGCTTCGGCTCCGTGCGCGCGCCGGCCTGCGTGACGGGCCTGGCCGGCCTGCGGCCCACGCAGGGGCTGGTGCCGATCGACGGCGTGCTGCCGCTGGCGCTGTCCTTCGATACGGTGGGCCCGATGGCGCACTGTGTGCGCGACGTGGCCTTGCTGCTGCGGACCATGGTCTGCGCGATGCCGGGCGCGGAGCGTGGCGAATACCTTGACGGCCTGCGCGTGGAGGCCCTGCACGGCGCGCGCATCGGCGTGGTCGAGGATTTTCCGGGGGACGATGAAGAAGTGCGCGCCATGATGCAGGATGCCTTGGCGCGCCTGCGCGAACGCGGCGCCACGCTGGTGCCGGTGCGGTTGCCCGCGCTATCGTCCGAGCCGATCGCCGCGCCGCATGCGGGTCAGCCGGCGCCTCCGTCTTCGCCCATCACGACGCTGCATACCAGCTTGCTGGCGCCGCTGGCCGATGCGGAGTGGCCGGGCCAGCTGGATGCCTATCTGGCCGCGGGTATCGGAGGCGGACCGCGCGACATGGCGCAACTGCTGGCGGCCGCGGCCGCCTGGTCGGCCGCATGTCCGTCGCGCGCGATCAATCCACGCACGCTGGACGGCATGCGGCGCGCGCTGGACAAGGCGCGGACGCAAACGGCTCTGGAGCGTGCGCGGGCGCAGGCCGCCTTGGCCGGCTATCGCGCCGCCGTCGTGCACGGCCTGCGGCAGGACGACCTGGCCGCGCTGGTTTTTCCGACGCTGTCCTGCCCCGCATCGCCACGCTACGACCGGCCGGATCCCGGCTACGTCGACTACCCCGTCAACCCCTATGCCGGCCTGTACGTCGCCAGCGTGGCCGGTCTGCCCGAAATCAGCGTGCCGGCCGGCATGGCGCGGGCCGGCGTGCCCATGGGCCTGTCGTTCATGGCCGCGCCGTATGACGAAGCGCGCTTGCTGGGCCTGGCGTATGCCTTCGAGCAGGCGCGCGGTCCCATCCCTTTGCCGACACTCGATTAA
- a CDS encoding amidohydrolase family protein: protein MKTPRLKAPAGACDCHMHVYELSRYPLASTATFPPPEASWDDYVRLRDSLGLARALIVQATGYGYDNRCALDALSRSRGSARMIATLPVDTPESELRRLHEAGVRGVRFMMIPNSGGLMRWDMLAPMARRLADLGWVINLQLDGRELADYATLLRDLPCHISIDHNGKFQTPVPVSHPGFQALLGLLDTGKVWVKLSAPYETSVSGPPGYDDVSVLARALVAANPDRCLWASNHPHPGRQDTPDNADMLDMLLHWAPDEAVRRKILVDNPAYLYGF, encoded by the coding sequence ATGAAGACACCGCGTCTGAAGGCGCCGGCAGGCGCCTGCGATTGCCATATGCACGTGTACGAGCTCTCGCGCTACCCGCTCGCATCGACCGCCACGTTCCCGCCGCCGGAGGCGTCCTGGGACGATTACGTGCGGCTACGTGATTCGCTGGGCCTGGCGCGCGCGCTGATCGTCCAGGCCACCGGATATGGCTACGACAATCGCTGTGCCCTGGACGCACTGTCAAGATCGCGGGGCTCCGCCCGCATGATCGCGACACTGCCCGTGGATACGCCCGAGAGCGAACTCCGGCGCCTGCACGAGGCCGGTGTGCGAGGCGTCCGCTTCATGATGATCCCGAACAGCGGCGGGCTGATGCGCTGGGACATGCTGGCCCCGATGGCCCGGCGCCTCGCCGACCTGGGCTGGGTCATCAATTTGCAACTCGACGGCCGCGAACTGGCGGACTACGCCACGCTGCTACGCGACCTGCCCTGCCACATCAGCATCGATCACAACGGCAAGTTCCAGACGCCGGTGCCGGTATCCCATCCGGGTTTCCAAGCCCTGTTGGGCTTGCTGGATACGGGCAAGGTATGGGTGAAGTTATCCGCGCCTTATGAAACGTCGGTGTCCGGGCCGCCTGGCTATGACGACGTCAGCGTGCTGGCCCGCGCGCTGGTGGCGGCGAATCCGGATCGTTGCCTGTGGGCGAGCAACCATCCGCACCCGGGACGCCAGGATACGCCCGACAACGCGGATATGCTGGACATGCTGCTGCATTGGGCGCCGGATGAAGCGGTCCGTCGAAAGATCCTGGTGGATAATCCAGCGTATCTGTACGGGTTCTGA
- a CDS encoding NAD(P)-dependent oxidoreductase, producing the protein MTTILLTHSPQALANYYGERALHALRELGEVRLNPGADPTTPQDVIRLAQGCQIVISSRLAAAPAAVFEALPDLVAYCRVAVDIRNIDVDAASRHGVLVTQATPGFDASVSEWVLGVMIDASRNISRAAAAYWGGQAAPVVMGRELRGATVGIIGHGHIGRYLARACQALGMRVLVQDPQPQTLPDGMRQVERDALLADSDYVVCLAPALPETANLMGRDAYARMKREAVFINASRGELVDEEALRDALDSGTIAGCALDVGRAQDQMPSLGLAAHPRVIATPHIGGLTPQAAEHQAMDTVAQVRAILRGETPPHAVNLPHATRLARLRR; encoded by the coding sequence ATGACCACGATACTGTTGACGCATTCCCCGCAGGCCCTGGCCAATTACTACGGCGAGCGCGCTTTGCACGCGTTGCGCGAACTCGGCGAGGTACGCCTGAACCCGGGCGCGGATCCGACCACGCCACAGGACGTGATCCGCCTGGCACAGGGCTGCCAGATCGTCATCTCCAGCCGGCTGGCGGCGGCGCCGGCGGCGGTGTTCGAGGCCCTGCCCGACCTGGTCGCCTATTGCCGCGTGGCCGTCGACATCCGCAATATCGACGTGGACGCGGCCAGCCGCCATGGCGTACTGGTCACGCAGGCGACGCCGGGCTTCGATGCCTCCGTGTCCGAATGGGTACTGGGCGTGATGATCGACGCCAGCCGCAACATCAGCCGCGCCGCGGCGGCCTACTGGGGTGGGCAGGCGGCGCCGGTCGTCATGGGCCGCGAGCTGCGCGGCGCGACGGTGGGCATCATCGGCCACGGCCATATCGGCCGCTATCTGGCGCGGGCGTGCCAGGCGCTGGGGATGCGCGTGCTGGTGCAGGACCCGCAACCGCAAACCCTGCCCGACGGCATGCGGCAGGTGGAACGGGATGCCCTCCTGGCGGATTCCGACTACGTGGTCTGCCTGGCGCCTGCCCTGCCGGAGACCGCAAACCTGATGGGCCGCGACGCCTACGCACGCATGAAGCGCGAGGCGGTCTTCATCAACGCCTCGCGTGGCGAACTGGTGGACGAGGAAGCGCTGCGCGATGCGCTGGACAGCGGCACCATCGCGGGCTGCGCCCTGGACGTGGGGCGCGCGCAGGACCAGATGCCCTCGCTGGGGCTGGCCGCGCACCCGCGCGTCATCGCCACGCCGCACATCGGCGGCCTGACGCCGCAGGCGGCGGAACACCAGGCCATGGATACCGTCGCCCAGGTGCGCGCCATCCTGCGCGGCGAGACGCCGCCCCACGCCGTGAACCTGCCGCATGCCACGCGGCTGGCACGGCTGCGCCGCTGA
- a CDS encoding LacI family DNA-binding transcriptional regulator → MTTIQDVAALAGVSVSSVSNVLNGRTDRLGRDTFQRVQDAIRELNYRPNQAARQLKTGYAPLIGLLVPSTANPMFGELAVHVEAAARDAHGFRVLLGNTHRDQEQESRTFDDLIALGVRGVILASSRTDEGHLEAAIARGLAIVSYDRGGDGDAHSRIDHVSPDNTLASRLAVEHLVAHGHQWLALVTPDVKTVSRELKRRGFLEAARQAGAGAHAQVLEGATGSGYGDSHLADEGYAMAGRIAAMKTRPTGIIAINDMMALGLMAGLHGAGLSVPGDVSVIGMDNLVMTAYANPPLTTVEMPSADMARAMVAMVVERLAQPGLPAREVLFQPRLVERRSVAAPPALAASPRPRARSPRKSPA, encoded by the coding sequence ATGACGACGATCCAGGATGTGGCCGCGCTGGCGGGCGTGTCGGTAAGCTCGGTATCGAATGTGCTGAACGGCCGCACGGACCGTCTCGGTCGCGATACCTTCCAGCGGGTGCAGGACGCCATCCGGGAGTTGAACTACCGCCCCAACCAGGCGGCGCGCCAGCTGAAGACCGGCTACGCGCCGCTGATCGGGCTGCTGGTGCCCTCCACGGCCAACCCCATGTTCGGTGAACTGGCGGTGCATGTGGAGGCGGCCGCGCGCGACGCGCACGGATTCCGCGTGTTGCTGGGCAACACGCACCGTGACCAGGAGCAGGAATCGCGCACCTTCGACGACCTGATCGCGCTGGGCGTGCGCGGCGTCATCCTGGCGTCGTCGCGTACCGACGAAGGTCACCTGGAAGCCGCCATCGCGCGAGGCCTGGCGATCGTCAGCTACGACCGCGGCGGCGACGGCGACGCGCATTCGCGCATCGACCATGTTTCTCCCGACAACACGCTGGCGTCCCGGCTGGCGGTCGAACATCTGGTGGCCCACGGTCACCAGTGGCTGGCCCTGGTCACCCCGGACGTCAAGACCGTAAGCCGCGAGCTCAAGCGCCGGGGCTTTCTGGAAGCGGCGCGGCAGGCCGGCGCGGGCGCACACGCCCAGGTGCTGGAAGGCGCGACCGGGTCCGGCTATGGCGATTCGCACCTGGCCGACGAAGGCTATGCCATGGCCGGCCGCATTGCGGCGATGAAAACCCGGCCCACCGGCATCATCGCCATCAACGACATGATGGCCCTGGGCCTGATGGCCGGCCTGCATGGCGCCGGGCTGTCCGTGCCGGGCGACGTGTCGGTGATCGGCATGGACAACCTGGTGATGACCGCCTACGCCAATCCACCGCTGACCACGGTGGAAATGCCCAGCGCCGACATGGCGCGCGCCATGGTCGCCATGGTCGTCGAGCGCCTTGCCCAACCCGGATTGCCGGCGCGCGAGGTGCTGTTCCAGCCGCGGCTGGTCGAACGCCGGTCCGTGGCCGCGCCGCCGGCCCTCGCCGCATCCCCGCGCCCACGCGCGCGGTCCCCAAGGAAATCCCCCGCATGA
- a CDS encoding TRAP transporter large permease → MNAHVLPGGAGPAHGHAAADGAAAPARWLGRICTVIEHFCALVLAVDVGVVFVSVILRYFLHSPVDWAEEAARGLMVTLVFLGGATVLARRQHVGIEVFRGLLPRPWRVPAMQLAGWAVAGTSAALCASSWELLLDSVNVTTPIGTPQWMSVLPVFVGALFMTVVGIANALSGPRRAVYGTLAGAVALCAAVWAWNAWMPEAWAIRPWLLLTAAFFGSLIAGVPIAFVLALSSLVYFMAEPTLPLIIYSQQVMAGMDHFVLLAIPFFVLAGLIMESNGMSTRLIELLVRMFGRVRGSMNLISILATAFFSGVSGSKLADIAAVGGIVVPAVRRTEQDVNETAAVLACSAVMAETIPPCVNLIIMGFVANISIGGLFLAGLVPAAVLATGLSAMAIWFGKKVDPMRAFPVRMPWPQLLGGAFIALVMVGMIGKGVTSGVATSTEVSAFAVVYALLAGALAFRELTPRAIVALFVRAASMAGGILFIIAAASSVAFALTVQQLPSFLSDTMTHLAHNYGSTAFILVSALLMVVFGAILEGAPALIIFGPLLTPIAQQVGVNPLHFGTVVVIAMGLGLFSPPFGLGLFATCAMTGTRVEQVSRPMVKYLALLVIMLIVLIFVPAISLWVPRMMNMA, encoded by the coding sequence ATGAACGCACATGTACTGCCAGGAGGCGCCGGCCCGGCGCATGGGCACGCCGCCGCGGATGGCGCGGCGGCGCCCGCGCGCTGGCTGGGACGGATCTGCACCGTCATCGAACACTTCTGCGCCCTGGTCCTGGCCGTGGACGTGGGCGTGGTCTTCGTGTCCGTGATCCTGCGCTACTTCCTGCACAGCCCGGTGGACTGGGCGGAGGAAGCCGCGCGCGGCCTGATGGTGACGCTGGTCTTCCTGGGCGGCGCGACCGTGCTGGCACGGCGCCAGCATGTCGGCATCGAAGTCTTCCGCGGCCTGCTGCCGCGGCCGTGGCGCGTTCCGGCCATGCAGCTGGCAGGCTGGGCGGTGGCCGGCACCTCGGCGGCGCTGTGCGCTTCGTCCTGGGAACTGCTGCTCGATTCCGTGAACGTGACCACGCCCATCGGCACGCCGCAATGGATGAGCGTGCTGCCGGTATTCGTCGGCGCGCTGTTCATGACGGTCGTGGGCATCGCCAATGCGCTGTCAGGCCCGCGGCGCGCGGTCTATGGCACGCTGGCCGGGGCCGTCGCGCTGTGCGCGGCAGTCTGGGCCTGGAATGCCTGGATGCCCGAGGCCTGGGCGATCAGGCCGTGGCTGCTGCTGACCGCGGCCTTCTTCGGCAGCCTGATCGCCGGCGTGCCCATCGCCTTCGTGCTGGCGCTGTCTTCGCTGGTGTATTTCATGGCTGAACCGACGCTGCCGCTCATCATCTATTCGCAGCAGGTCATGGCGGGCATGGACCACTTCGTACTGCTGGCGATCCCCTTCTTCGTGCTGGCCGGCCTGATCATGGAATCCAACGGCATGTCGACCCGCCTGATCGAACTGCTGGTGCGGATGTTCGGCCGCGTGCGCGGCTCGATGAACCTGATCTCCATCCTGGCCACGGCCTTCTTCTCCGGCGTATCGGGCTCCAAGCTGGCCGATATCGCCGCCGTGGGCGGCATCGTGGTGCCGGCGGTTCGCCGCACCGAGCAGGACGTCAACGAGACCGCTGCGGTATTGGCCTGCTCCGCCGTCATGGCCGAGACCATTCCGCCGTGCGTGAACCTGATCATCATGGGCTTCGTTGCCAATATCTCGATCGGCGGGCTGTTCCTGGCTGGGCTGGTACCGGCGGCGGTCCTGGCCACCGGCCTGTCGGCCATGGCGATCTGGTTCGGCAAGAAAGTGGACCCCATGCGCGCCTTTCCGGTGCGCATGCCGTGGCCGCAGCTGCTGGGCGGCGCGTTCATCGCGCTGGTGATGGTGGGCATGATAGGCAAGGGCGTGACCTCGGGGGTGGCGACGTCGACGGAGGTCTCGGCCTTCGCGGTGGTGTATGCGCTGCTTGCCGGCGCGCTGGCCTTCCGCGAGCTGACCCCGCGCGCCATCGTGGCCCTGTTCGTGCGAGCGGCGTCCATGGCGGGCGGCATCCTGTTCATCATCGCGGCGGCGTCCAGCGTGGCGTTCGCGCTGACGGTGCAGCAGTTGCCTAGCTTCCTGTCCGACACCATGACGCACTTGGCGCACAACTACGGCAGCACCGCCTTCATCCTGGTGTCGGCGCTGCTGATGGTCGTCTTCGGCGCCATCCTGGAAGGCGCCCCGGCGCTGATCATCTTTGGGCCGCTGCTCACGCCCATCGCGCAGCAGGTCGGCGTGAATCCCCTGCACTTCGGCACCGTGGTGGTGATCGCCATGGGCCTGGGGCTGTTCAGCCCGCCCTTCGGCCTGGGCCTGTTCGCCACCTGCGCGATGACCGGCACGCGCGTCGAGCAGGTATCGCGGCCGATGGTGAAATACCTCGCCCTGCTCGTGATCATGCTTATAGTGCTGATTTTCGTGCCCGCGATCAGCCTGTGGGTACCCCGCATGATGAACATGGCTTGA